In Candidatus Yanofskybacteria bacterium, the sequence CGCTGGCGCTGCTACTGGTGCCGCCGCTGGTGAAGGTGCCGCTGAAGAGAAAGATTCCTTCTCGATAATCTTGAAGGACGCCGGAACTGCCAAAATTCAGGTAATCAAAGTATTAAGAGAACTTACCGGATTAGGCCTCAAAGAAGCCAAAGATATGACCGACAAAACCCCTGCCACTATAAAGGAGGGCGTGAAGAAGGCCGAATCAGAGGAAATAAAAAAGAAATTAGAGGAAGCTGGTGCAGTTGTCGAACTCAAGTAAGACAATTGGCAAATCAAACAACAAAGGGCGCCCCTATGGGGCGCCCTTTGTTGTTCTTGTCATTCCTACTGGGACTTAAGATATTTTGTTCTGTTGGCTTCATGCTCCCAGCCAGTCTTAGAATATATCATCTGGCCATCCCGCGTTGTCAAATAATAGAGATACGGACTATCCAATGGATTTAGCATAGCCTTAATTGATCTTACTCCCGGATTAGATATCGGCCCAATCGGTAATGTCTTTCTGGTGTATGTATTATACTCAGAATCGATTCTTATCTCCTTGCCTACTCCAATCTGCGTAACGTCACAATCGATCTTATAATCTGTCGCAACGAAATTTCTAAGACAGGCTCCGTAGCTAACGGTGGCATCAATCTGCAATGGCATCCCCTTTTTTAATCTCTTATACATAATTCCGGCGACTAAACGCATATCATTCTCAGTTCTTACTTCTTTCTCTAGCATTGAAGCTAGTATTAGGACTTCCTTTCTCTTGTCGAATGTTAAATCTTTAAGCAATGGGTCAATTTGCTTATTAAAATTAGCTCGCATCTTGTCTGATATATTTTGAATAACTGCGGCCTGCTTGATAGAATTTATAGCTGAGTTTTCGGAAAGTTTTCCAGTCGAATCTACGTACAGAGCATTATCTGAGTCGATTTTATATGTGTCAGGAAAAAGAAATCCTTCCTGATCCAGATTGGCCTTAGCAAATTGACCTTTTTTGGTGAATCCCAGCGCCGAAAGCCTCTCGTCAATTTCCCAGATATTATAACCTTCTGGAATGAAAGCGATAATATCTTCGGGTTCAGACAGGCCGACGTTCAGCTTAAAGACTATATCGGTCATATGGAACCTCCCAGTAAATTTATACTTGCCAGCCTTTAGATCTTTGCCTGCGCCAAGAGCTGTAGTATATAGCATGAACACGTAACGGTCTCGTATTATGTTGTTCTCTTTTAATATCGAAGCTATCTCTGATAGTCCAGTACCCTTCTCAATGATCACATTCTTGATCTCGTCTTTATTCCCAACGGGCAGGAATACAAACAATCCGAAAACTAAAACACAGATTACCGCTATGACTATAGCGGTAATCTGTGTTTGATTTAACTTCCTAAATTTTAAGATCTTATCGGGAATCCTCACTATCTATTAATTCTACTACGGTAACGGTTTCTGGTCTATGGCCTTATTAACCGGAGTTTTTACATTGGAATCCCTAGCATTTAATAGCGCCTGGAGCTTCGTCTTAACCGTCTCATTGTCCTTATTAGCCTCTACAGCTAAGATTTTCTCCAATTGTTCGATAGCTAAATCATACTCCTTCCTTTCTTCGTAGATTGAAGCGAGGTACCAACGAGCATTAGCGTATTCTGGCGAAAGAAGTATCGCCTGCTGCATAGCACCGATGGCTTTGTCTTTCTGATTATCTCTGTAATACAATAGACCGAGTTCGAAGAATAATCCCGGCTGATTGGTATTTGCAGGAGCTACCTTTTCCAATTGCTTAATAGCCTCTCCTGTTTTGCCTTCCCTGTCGTAAACGATACCTAAGTTATATATGGCCAAACCATAATTACCAGATATATCGACTGCCTTCTTTAAGACCTCTTCGGCCTTCAATAATGCCTCTGACGAATCTTTTTTGGCCTGTTCAGCCTGAGCTCCACCAGCTTGCACTAGCTGATTGGCGATATCTGATTTCGCCATATAAACGTTGCCTAGATTAAGGTAATAGCTAGCATCATCCGGCCTTAATTCTATACCTTTCGCATAAGACTCAGCTGCAAACTTATCTACGCCATCGATCAAGCCCATCAAGCTCTGATAAACACCGCCTAGGTTCACCCAGTTATTCGATTCCTTCGGTGAGATAATAGTAGCCTGTCGAGCCAGATTTACTGCTGAAGTTTCTAGATTCTGAATTTTAGTGGTTCTAGCTTGTTGATCCTCATTCTTTTCAGGAGTCCTATTGATCTCTTTATTCAACAATCCAAGAGCTACCTGCGATCCAGATCGGAAATATCGATCATCTAAACCGTTCCAGTTTATAGCCTCGGACAACTTGTCTGCGGCTTTCTGGATATCTGCATCAGGCTTATTTAATATTGTCACCGCCTGGGCATATTTAGCATCGGCTAGATAGATAGCGACTCCATAGTAAGCCCCAACTAGGACAACTATTAGTCCAACTATGAATCCCAGAGAAGCTACCATCGATAACCAAGCCTTTTCTTCTACGTTATATACTCTTCGGAAGTCTCCCCATAGCGCCAAAGTCATCAACGCCAAGGCCACGAAGAAGACGAACATCAAAGATATATTGAACGGATACAAGAACAATCCAACCAAACCGGCAAAAGCCAATGAAATCATAGCTACGGCTTCTCCAGATTCATCAGCATGTATTTGTCTCTTGGCCTTGAAAACGCCCCAGATGAATGACCAAACCAAGAACAAGAATGCTAATACGCCCACCAATCCGCCATGCACGATCATGTTCAATGCTTCAGACGTACCATCGGCGAACTTTACACTAGATAAAGTCGTGTCGGCCAAGCTCTTAGCTCCATACTTATCAAAAGCGATGGAGAAATTTTCTGGGCCGTAGCCAAAGATCAAATTATCTTTCAAAGCAGAAAGTGAGACCTTGCTAGTCAACGAATATGACGGCGCAACTTCAATCGGGAAATTATTCTTTAAACCAGAGATATTGAAACCTACTACGGCTAGAAACACGCCTAAGACGATCACCGTCATCGGTAATAAGAACCTAGACATTTTAAACTTAACAGCCCTCATGTTCTCTAGAATGATCAATGCGACCATCCCGGAAATAGCCACAGCCCAAAGAACCCACCAGTTTAATATGACCAGGATAGCCAGCGACAAGATAATGCCCACCTTATCCAAGAATAAATATCTAGCCCAGCCTTCATTTATCTTGAGTTTACTATAGAAAGGCAATGCCAATCCCGCCAATATTCCCAGGGTATTTAATGATCCCACGGTAGTAAAGGATCGGGAAGCAAATTGGCCACCGAGTATGGTTAGGCCTAGCATCTGTAGTAATCCATACAATAGAGCTAATGCGAAAGAACCAGCAAGAAGCTTTTTTAAGAATTTACCCTTGTCTTCAATTACGTTGACTGCTAAAAAGTAGAAAACCGTAAGGGCGACCATCGTAATCAAAGCCGAGCTAGAACTGCCACTTGTGCCAAATATGCTCTTGAATTTGGCCAACGAGAAAATAGTAGACAATGTTGCAGCCCCTAAAAACGAAATTACTGCAACTTCAAGCGGATTAGATCTCCAGCTCAGTCTACCCTGAGAAACAATATTGACTAACCACAGGATTAAGCCTACACCCGAGCAAATAACCAGCAACATTTGTTTATTTAATTCGGTAGCTCCAGTTGTCCAAGGCAGAAAGAACAAAGGCAGCAAAAAAGCAGCGACATACAGCAAAACCTTTATGGTTTTTGTGTACATACTAGGCTCTAAGTCTACCGGCTCCTGATAAGATGCCGTTTCTGATTGCGGCTCTTGATAAGACGCCGTGAGCACTTCCACGTCCCCGAACATCCCAGTTTCGTGGGACTTGTCCCTCCTGAGAAAATTAAACGCCATTGTTTGCGTTAAGATTTAAGACCTTGAATATTTAGCATTCCAAGTAAATATCCAAACCCTTAAAATCTCCATTTATTTTTAAAGCCTCTTAAAGCTTTCATTTAACTGCTTCAATTATATATCTTTACGGTTCTGCCCTAAATAGCCACTTATCCACACAAAATACAAAGGGCGCCTTTGTACAAAGGCGCCCTTTGTATAATTTATGCATGGTTATATGCCATTCTTTTTTAATATCTTGACTAAATATCAAGTAAGTATTCTTCTAGGTCTTTTTTCTCCTTTATAATCTTGTAGCTGGACTCCACAAATCCTTTGTAGTCAGACTTGTTCTTAAACTGCCCAAGAATAATATCTTGGCCAGTTATAATGGATCCGTGCGTTTGAGTTATATAGTCTAGATAGCTACTCCACTTATACTTGGCTGGGTCATTTACCAGCCCTGCCACCTTCGGATTCTGGTGTATATAGGCAGATAGCCAAGTTAAATATCTATCGTCGCTTACATGAACTTGCTTGAATCTATCTTGGAATAGATGCCCTATCCTGCCATGTCTCTTATTATAAAATTTAGAATAGCTAGTTAAGACCTTCAGTAGCAAAGTTGAAGTCGATATTTTACCGTTTTGACGAATCAGTAAATGAAAATGGTTAGGCATTAAGCAATAACCCAGCAAAGAGAACGATTTTGGCGGTAATACGGCTATTCTAGTCTTCGAATATTCCAATTCCTCGTCTGGGAATAGGTTTTGACGTAGCCTATACGTAAAGAATGAGTAGTCTTCTTGGTCAATGAATATATTTTCATTGGCGACCCCCCGATTATATACGTGATATATCTCTCCCGGGGCAGATTCCTTGTAATCCCTTTTATTCATACTTAAATTTTATTACAAAGGGCGCCTTTGTACAAAGGCGTCCTTTGTACGCATTAAAAAGAGCGCCCCTATGGGGCGCTCTTTTTAAGTTCTGACGTTGAATTACGGAGCTGGGACTATCTCAGGCTCAGTCGGAGCTGGAGTCGGCTCTGCCGGTAATTCGGCTGGAACTGGCGTAGGTGTTGGTGTCTCCGGAACAGATGCGTCGGGAGTCGGCGCTGGAGATTCGACTATTGGCGTCGCATCTGGCGTAGGTGTCGGAGTTGGAGTTGTTGTATCCCCTGTTGGAGCAGATGGGTCTGGTGTCGGCGTAGGTGTAACCTCAGCAGGTGGTACCGAAGTCGTACCCGTCGCATCTGGCGTAGGTGTCGGAGTTGGAGCGACCTTATCTTCAAATCCTTTGCGTCGAGCAATTATCATCCAATCGAACTTGCCAGTGCTAGAACCGTTTAGCTCCTTAACCGTAAACCCATAGATAGTCTTTTGATCAACATATAGTTGGCCAGTTACACCGACCGTAGTTGGAGTAATTAAGACTCTTAAGACAACCTGATCAGATATTATCGAAGTAAATGAGTAGTCGAAGAATACTTTGGCTTCGCCATTTACCAAATCGCCTGAGCCAGTCAATTGTATCTCTCCTCTAGTTGAATCAACACCGTAGGTGGTCAGATAATTGCCATTCTCATCCATCTCAAGTTTAGATTCCTTTGAAGCTTGGGCGCCATTACCTTCGAACATAGATTTAGTAGTAGCATCAGCCTGGTCAGATATCGTTGTATCACGAGATAACCAAGATGAAACGTCAACGCCTGGGATTAAATCGGCGATGGCATAATATGTCTTCTTAATACCTTCAGCAATTACATCTTTCTTAGCCCATAGTGTTTGAACTTCTGTAAAGATCGAATTCTTGATAGCATCGATGACCTGGCTCACCGAAGCGACGCTATCAGTAGTAGTTGACGTTACGGTTACGTCGGCCGAGCCAGAAGCCGTACCATCGGCTACAGTTCCTGAAGTAAGGGCCAAGCTTGGCGACCAATATGTCGGATTAACATACACCTGAATCTTAGCGTAAGAACCAGAAGGTATAGTATCAACTGAATCCAAAGCCATACCAATGGTCATGCCCGAAGACAAGGCCCTAACAGCTACGCCCGGTTGAGTCGGACTTAAAGCTAGTCTATCTCCCGGCTCAATAGCGCCGTTTTCAAGAGATACCTTAACCAGAGCCTTACCCGAGAAAGATATAGAAGTAGACGCAACTCCATAAACATCGGCGCCGGCTACATCAGTTACGACTCCGGCCACTACTGCCTGATCTGTAGATCCCATGGCCACCCTGAAAGCAGATGAACCAGATGCGTAGGATACGAGATCACCGATAGAAAGATCATCGGCGCTAACCTGTTGGGTAGTTCTTGAATTTAATTCTTGCACGCCACGAGCTAATACTGGGATGAAAGAGACATAGCTGACGCCCAAGTATCCATTAATTGGGTCCACAACTGATACGGCCTGTGGGAAAACCTGCTGCATATCCTGAGCAATAAAACCGGTCTCGATTCTGTCTGGAGTATCGATCATGTTGTAATTCTTTACGCCGATGGAGTTGATGATTCTCAATGCGCCGTCAAAATCACTGAAATTTTCCTTCAAACGAGCATCAGATACATCAGTAATCGTACCCGTGTATTCAACATCTCCAACAACATCCAAAGCCACGGATGGGGTCGTAGTGTTGACGCCAACGCTACCTGCAGAAAGTACAGTCAATTTTCCTTTTACATCAAAGATACCAGCTGGAGTCGTAGTGCCGATACCGACATTACCACTTGATGCCACATTGATTCGATTCACACGAGTTGTGCCTGTAGGAGTTAGATATCGAACAATGACTACACCTGAGCCACCACTACCGCTAGCAGCACCGTCACTATATCCACCAAATCCACCACCACCGGTATTTGCGGCACCATTAATAGATCCGCTAGTTCCGCCACCACCAGTAGCTGTTCCAGTCCCGGTCGCGCCACCACCAGCTCGAGTGATTGATGTTCCAGTAATTGAGCTGGCTGTACCAGCACCACCATTGGATCCACCACTACCATTGGTTCCAGAACCACTAGCGCCACCTCCACCTCCACCAGTAAAGCCAGTAACAGGTCCACCATTATAACCTTGACCAGATATACCTGTACCTACACTACCGCCACCATATCCAGCGCCACCACCAGAACCCCCGTTGCCAGCGTTACCAGCATAGTTACTTCCGCCACCGCCACCAGTTGCCGTGATTGCTCCGAAGACTGAGTTACCTCCGTTGCCGCCGGCTTGATTACTGCCAGCAGTTCGGCCAGCTCCACTGGCACCCACAGTAACAGTATAGTTTTGTTCTGACACAGCATAAGATGAGCTAGCCAAATAACCTCCTGCGCCTCCTGCGCCAGCACCTCCATACCCCGCCGCTGAAGTTCCGCCGCCGCCGCCGCCAGCAACGACTAGATAGCTGACGCTAGCCACATTTGGGCCGGGATTAAATGTAAATGTTCCAGCAGTCGTAAATGTATGTACGGTGTATAAACCATCTGTAGAGATATCTCCTCCCGTAGCAGCTTCACTGACAACATCCAATTCTACGCTGAAGGTTCCAATAGAATTAAGCCTAGCAGAAGGAGTTGTCGTACCGATACCAACATAACCAGCTTTAGTCACATGCAGTAGAGAAGATCCAGAAGAAGAAGCTACATTGAATAGATCATATGCTCCTGACGTACCCCAGATATCAAACTTAGTCCCCGGCGTCGTCGTCCCGATTCCCACATTGCCCGTCCCATTAGGCATGATGGCAAAGTGTTCATTAGTGCCAGTGGTGATGTCTGAGGTTATACCTGAGAAAGTAACTGATCCAGTAGAGAAAGTTGGAGCGTTATTAAAGACTAGGAGACCAGAACCAGTCTCATCTGATATGGATAAAGCGGCATTAGCAGAAGATATAGATGTGGTTAATGCTCCTCCTGTGGTGGTAGATACTAATCTGTCAGCAGTGAGGCCTGAGAATGTGATAGTTCCTGAAGAAGTGAGGCCTGTTAATCCAGATGCTACACCGGCTGAAGAGATATCCCAGTTTGATGAATTGATAGCTAAGGTGTTTGATCCTCCTCCAATTGATATGGCTCCGTTAGATGTACCTGTGCCGATATCTACGGTGTAGTTAGAAGAAGTGTTGATACTAAATACTCCTCCGGAGAAGGTGTATGCTCCTGAGCCTGTGTCGCCCGTGTTGTAAAGATATACATCCCCAATAGTTCCAGAACCAAGAGTTGTCCAAGAAGCTAGGCCTGCGGCATCAGAGGTTAATACTTTGTTAGCTCCTGGTGTTCCTCCGGTTATCTTTACCTGACCGTTTACTTCTAGCTTGGCTCCTGGGGTGGTGGTGCCGATGCCGACGTTGCCGTCAGATTTAATAAATAGCGCCGATGCTCCATTTGTACTGAAGCCTAAAGTATCTGTTCCAGAATAAATACCGGTTCCTGCTTGTCCGTTTAAGCTTAATGCCGGGACAGCGGCTGAACCACCGTTATCTAAAGCCAGAGTATCCGCGTTCAAAGAACCTGCCACCATTAACTTATAACTACCTGGGTTCGTAGTCCCTATGCCGACATTACCGGAATTGAGAATTCTCATGTTCTCATTGGCTCCATTGGTACCTGATTGGAAAATAATATCTGCGCCAGTGGTGCCCGCTCCGGACGTAGGACGAAGGGTTAATGAAGATGTCGTTGAAGAACCGCCAATATGCAAAGGAGATATGATGCTGGTATCAGCGTAGAGACTTCTCCAGCTATAACTTGGCTCGCCCAAATCGGACAGATTATCACCAGTTGGATCGAAATTGCCAGATAGAGATGCACCGGCCGCGAAGATAATCGGATAAGCATCAAAGTAAGCCTGTCCATCAACTTCCAGTCTGCCTGAGATTAAGACGTCATTAGATGCATTAATTGAATGTGTAGTCGTAGCCGTACCGAATCTTGAATATGCTACCGATGCGGTGCCACCTACCTGGAGAGCATTGGTGACAATTAATTCGTCACCAAGCTTAGCGGCTCCGCCGACAAGCTCAAACTTGGTAGTCGGT encodes:
- a CDS encoding 50S ribosomal protein L7/L12; this translates as MNKEDFIKQIESMTVSELNDLVKALEEKFGVSAASFAAAGAATGAAAGEGAAEEKDSFSIILKDAGTAKIQVIKVLRELTGLGLKEAKDMTDKTPATIKEGVKKAESEEIKKKLEEAGAVVELK
- the mltG gene encoding endolytic transglycosylase MltG, giving the protein MVRIPDKILKFRKLNQTQITAIVIAVICVLVFGLFVFLPVGNKDEIKNVIIEKGTGLSEIASILKENNIIRDRYVFMLYTTALGAGKDLKAGKYKFTGRFHMTDIVFKLNVGLSEPEDIIAFIPEGYNIWEIDERLSALGFTKKGQFAKANLDQEGFLFPDTYKIDSDNALYVDSTGKLSENSAINSIKQAAVIQNISDKMRANFNKQIDPLLKDLTFDKRKEVLILASMLEKEVRTENDMRLVAGIMYKRLKKGMPLQIDATVSYGACLRNFVATDYKIDCDVTQIGVGKEIRIDSEYNTYTRKTLPIGPISNPGVRSIKAMLNPLDSPYLYYLTTRDGQMIYSKTGWEHEANRTKYLKSQ